From Vicinamibacteria bacterium, the proteins below share one genomic window:
- a CDS encoding type II toxin-antitoxin system Phd/YefM family antitoxin produces MKIAPLAEVKARFSRYVEESERGPIVVTKNGRPVAVIISPPDEDELERLVLAHTPRFQRLMKAAEERLRETGVKHDEFWEGVMGEEPRPETPAKRSRRQRKKE; encoded by the coding sequence ATGAAGATCGCTCCGCTGGCAGAAGTCAAAGCACGGTTTAGTCGCTACGTGGAGGAGAGCGAGCGCGGACCGATCGTAGTAACGAAGAACGGACGCCCGGTCGCGGTGATCATCTCTCCACCGGACGAGGACGAATTGGAACGCTTGGTGTTGGCTCACACACCACGGTTTCAGCGTCTCATGAAGGCCGCCGAGGAGCGCCTGCGCGAGACCGGCGTGAAACACGACGAGTTTTGGGAGGGCGTGATGGGTGAGGAGCCGAGGCCCGAGACGCCTGCCAAGCGATCTCGGCGGCAGCGGAAGAAAGAGTAG